One Aegilops tauschii subsp. strangulata cultivar AL8/78 chromosome 7, Aet v6.0, whole genome shotgun sequence genomic window carries:
- the LOC109734880 gene encoding probable RNA methyltransferase At5g51130, with protein sequence MVALAQPPSAVKGPKGEAERKQSDAQGRGGNGGGGAGGGGGGRGKKRKNKEVFIYGNYRNYYGYRIDRNVGEDPRLEIFKKEWFAGKDCLDIGCNQGLVTIGLAMKFVCRSILGVDIDKGLIETANWNLRRISRTGNVAPESAKVHNSSDSTTQSCREEVVSEMPNGNISKHEQPDLFEIVSFRSENFVQSTHRYTEQYDTIMCLSVTKWIHLNWGDDGIITLFVKIWSLLRPGGIFIMEPQPWTSYRKNRLVSEVAKENFNDICIYPEKFREILLDKVGFRSAEVITNRLVGSVAGFDRPIEVYHK encoded by the exons ATGGTCGCGCTCGCGCAGCCACCTTCCGCGGTCAAGGGACCCAAAGGAGAGGCGGAGAGGAAACAGAGCGACGCACAGGGAAGAGGAggaaacggcggcggcggtgcaggTGGCGGGGGTGGAGGTAGAGGGAAGAAGCGGAAGAACAAGGAGGTTTTCATCTACGGAAACTACAGGAACTACTACGGCTACCGA ATTGATCGTAACGTTGGTGAAGATCCCCGCCTTGAGATATTCAAGAAGGAGTGGTTTGCAGGCAAGGATTGTCTCGATATTGGATGCAACCAAGGTTTGGTCACAATCGGTCTAG CGATGAAGTTTGTGTGCCGAAGCATCCTTGGAGTTGACATCGATAAAG GTTTGATTGAAACTGCTAACTGGAATTTAAGAAGGATATCTCGAACAGGCAACGTGGCTCCGGAAAGTGCCAAGGTTCATAACTCGTCAGACTCCACAACTCAGAGCTGTCGAGAAGAAGTGGTATCTGAGATGCCAAATGGAAATATTTCTAAACACGAACAACCTGATCTTTTTGAAATTGTCTCTTTTCGGTCTGAAAATTTTGTCCAGAGCACACACAGATATACAGAACAGTATGACACCATCATGTG TTTGAGCGTGACAAAATGGATCCACCTGAACTGGGGTGATGATGGCATAATCACTTTGTTTGTGAAGATATGGAGTCTTCTAAGACCG GGAGGGATTTTTATCATGGAGCCTCAACCTTGGACCTCGTATAGGAAAAACAGATTAGTGTCGGAG GTTGCCAAAGAAAACTTCAATGATATCTGTATATATCCTGAGAAATTCCGGGAGATACTTCTGGACAAG GTAGGATTCAGGTCAGCAGAGGTGATTACCAACAGATTGGTTGGTTCTGTCGCTGGTTTTGATCGCCCAATTGAAGTTTACCACAAATGA